The Urbifossiella limnaea genome has a window encoding:
- a CDS encoding D-alanine--D-alanine ligase family protein, with product MPPRVLVLYNEPVLPASHPDAGAEHDILDTVADTFKIIQAAGFDARKLGINHDPRPLLDEVRDHRPDAVFNLFEGIPTQPGTEVSVAALLEWLNLPFTGCPSPCLSVGRDKVRSKHLLAAAGLPTAPYLVVPEGGPIPRWRRGWPAIVKPAAQDASVGIDQGSVVNTQAELAARVEYVRKTYGGDCLVEAFVFGRELHVNVIEVAGARVPEVLPLAEIEFHDRRPGKWPVYTFTAKWDMESDEYKNAPLKAPVYIDEPLFKEVERIAVRAFRLFECRDYARLDVRLTAEGKFAVLEMNPNPYLNSLALVNGLMATNRTHEWVVTNMALAALARGGTRPAAGEVDVPVGVVTGVET from the coding sequence ATGCCCCCCCGCGTGCTGGTGCTGTACAACGAGCCGGTCCTGCCCGCGTCCCACCCGGACGCCGGGGCCGAGCACGACATCCTCGACACCGTCGCCGACACGTTCAAGATCATCCAGGCGGCCGGGTTCGACGCCCGCAAGCTCGGCATCAACCACGACCCCCGGCCGCTCCTCGACGAAGTCCGCGACCACCGTCCGGACGCCGTGTTCAACCTGTTTGAGGGCATCCCCACCCAGCCGGGGACGGAAGTGTCGGTCGCGGCGCTGCTGGAATGGTTGAACCTGCCGTTCACCGGCTGCCCGTCGCCGTGCCTGTCCGTCGGCCGCGACAAGGTGCGGAGCAAGCACCTCCTCGCCGCCGCCGGGCTGCCGACCGCCCCGTACCTTGTCGTCCCGGAAGGCGGTCCCATCCCCCGGTGGCGTCGGGGCTGGCCGGCCATCGTTAAGCCTGCGGCCCAGGACGCCAGCGTCGGCATCGACCAGGGGAGCGTCGTCAACACCCAGGCCGAACTGGCGGCACGGGTCGAGTACGTCCGCAAGACCTACGGCGGGGACTGCCTCGTCGAGGCGTTCGTGTTCGGCCGCGAGTTGCACGTGAACGTCATTGAGGTCGCCGGCGCCCGGGTGCCCGAGGTGCTGCCGCTGGCCGAGATCGAATTCCACGACCGCCGCCCGGGCAAGTGGCCGGTGTACACGTTCACCGCCAAGTGGGACATGGAGAGCGACGAGTACAAGAACGCGCCGCTGAAGGCGCCCGTGTACATCGACGAGCCGCTGTTCAAGGAGGTGGAACGAATCGCGGTGCGCGCGTTCCGCCTCTTCGAGTGCCGCGACTACGCCCGGCTCGACGTGCGGCTGACGGCCGAGGGGAAGTTCGCCGTTCTGGAGATGAACCCGAACCCGTACCTGAACAGCCTGGCGCTGGTGAACGGCCTGATGGCCACGAACCGCACGCACGAGTGGGTCGTCACGAATATGGCGCTCGCCGCCCTGGCCCGCGGCGGCACCCGCCCGGCCGCGGGCGAAGTCGACGTCCCCGTCGGCGTGGTTACCGGAGTGGAGACGTGA
- a CDS encoding YkgJ family cysteine cluster protein has product MIALEVVNADTATFDCSFGRGCEGVCCRNGRPSVDADEAARITALLPRVLPLLRPEARAVVEADGFLSNRKKLGQPMVRVAAGWCVLFNGGCTLHGIGAADGDPLMYKPSQCALFPLEKGDAGWYVRQWGYEGEQWTTLFCLNPANTARPAVEALEGELALAAKLDGVPG; this is encoded by the coding sequence GTGATCGCGCTCGAAGTCGTCAACGCCGACACCGCCACCTTCGACTGCAGCTTCGGCCGCGGCTGCGAGGGCGTCTGCTGCCGTAACGGCCGGCCGAGCGTGGACGCCGACGAGGCCGCGCGCATCACGGCCCTCTTGCCGCGGGTGCTGCCGCTGCTCCGCCCCGAGGCGCGGGCGGTGGTCGAGGCCGACGGGTTCCTGAGCAACCGCAAGAAGCTCGGACAGCCGATGGTCCGCGTGGCGGCCGGGTGGTGTGTGTTGTTCAACGGCGGCTGCACCCTTCACGGCATCGGCGCCGCGGACGGCGACCCGCTGATGTACAAGCCGAGCCAGTGCGCGCTGTTCCCGCTGGAGAAGGGCGACGCCGGGTGGTACGTCCGGCAGTGGGGCTACGAGGGCGAGCAGTGGACGACGCTGTTCTGCCTCAACCCGGCGAACACGGCCCGGCCGGCCGTCGAGGCGCTGGAGGGCGAGTTGGCCCTCGCCGCGAAGCTCGACGGCGTTCCGGGCTAA
- a CDS encoding STAS domain-containing protein, whose protein sequence is MTGSGGRRRRLEVEDMGDIAVVNFVDKKILDEQNIQMIGDDLFRLVDELGRKKVLLNFQNVEFMSSAALGKLITLHRKLQGAGGKLVLCKIAKDILDVFRITKLDKILVIVADEQAGLQAF, encoded by the coding sequence ATGACAGGCTCAGGTGGCCGTCGGCGGCGGCTCGAAGTCGAGGACATGGGGGACATCGCGGTCGTCAACTTCGTCGACAAGAAGATCCTCGACGAGCAGAACATCCAGATGATCGGCGACGACCTGTTCCGGCTCGTGGACGAACTCGGCCGGAAGAAGGTGCTGCTCAACTTCCAAAACGTCGAGTTCATGTCCAGCGCCGCGCTCGGCAAGCTCATCACCCTCCACCGCAAGTTGCAGGGCGCCGGCGGCAAGCTGGTGCTGTGCAAGATCGCCAAGGACATCCTGGACGTGTTCCGCATCACCAAGCTCGACAAGATCCTGGTGATCGTGGCGGACGAGCAGGCCGGGCTCCAGGCGTTCTGA
- a CDS encoding ATP-binding protein: MTGAAPPGGYDTEYEFFSDLGEVRLLQDRLESALATAGWGESEQFAIKLAVEEAAVNAVKHGNQYDPDKRVRIGYTITPKRFEIRIEDDGPGFNPADVPDPTDVVNIERPCGRGLLLINGFMDEVRYHGRGNVVTMSKVKDAEPPADS, from the coding sequence ATGACCGGTGCGGCGCCTCCCGGCGGGTACGACACCGAGTACGAGTTCTTCAGCGACCTGGGGGAGGTTCGTCTCCTCCAGGACCGCCTGGAGTCCGCCCTCGCCACCGCCGGGTGGGGCGAGTCGGAGCAGTTCGCCATCAAGCTCGCCGTCGAGGAGGCCGCCGTCAACGCGGTCAAGCACGGCAACCAGTACGACCCCGACAAGCGCGTCCGCATCGGCTACACCATTACCCCGAAGCGGTTCGAGATCCGCATCGAGGACGACGGCCCCGGCTTCAACCCGGCCGACGTGCCCGACCCGACGGACGTGGTCAACATCGAGCGGCCGTGCGGCCGCGGGCTGCTGCTGATCAACGGCTTCATGGACGAGGTCCGCTACCACGGCCGCGGCAACGTGGTGACGATGAGCAAGGTGAAAGACGCCGAGCCGCCCGCCGACAGCTGA
- a CDS encoding Gfo/Idh/MocA family protein encodes MRRRTFLASAAGTLAAPMVLSARQPNERLNVAVIGCGGRGAANLAGVAAENVVALCDVNRAAIGAAASRFPRAAHYADFRRLFDERERAFDAVVVSTCEHTHAHATLRALRAGKHVYCEKPLTHNVWEARLIRTEAAKTKLATQMGTQIHATDNYRRVVELVKAGAIGGVTEAHVWVGRAWGLQSAEDAKKNGDIVHATDRPTEDVRPPADLDWDLWLGGAPARPFNPVYVPGPKWYRWWAFGNGTMSDLGSHWNDLPFWALDLKAPTSIEASGPLPPHPEIAPASMQATYRFPARGSMPAVTMTWYQGANKPPAWTARTIPQWGSGVLFVGSRGMLLADYSRHLLLPENQFADFARPLPSIPKSLGHYTEWIHAAKTGAPTTCNFEYAGWLTEANHLGNVAYRVGKKLDWDAAAMRATNAPEADALIRREYRRGWELA; translated from the coding sequence ATGCGCCGCCGCACCTTTCTGGCATCCGCCGCCGGTACCCTCGCCGCGCCGATGGTACTCTCCGCCCGCCAGCCGAACGAGCGGCTCAACGTCGCCGTCATCGGCTGCGGCGGCCGCGGCGCCGCGAACCTGGCGGGAGTCGCCGCCGAGAACGTCGTCGCCCTGTGCGACGTGAACCGCGCTGCGATCGGGGCCGCCGCGAGCCGCTTCCCCCGCGCCGCCCACTACGCCGACTTCCGCCGCCTGTTCGACGAGCGCGAGCGCGCCTTCGACGCCGTCGTGGTGAGCACCTGCGAGCACACGCACGCCCACGCCACGCTGCGGGCGCTGCGGGCCGGCAAGCACGTCTACTGCGAGAAGCCGCTGACGCACAACGTCTGGGAAGCCCGCCTCATCCGCACCGAGGCGGCCAAGACGAAGCTGGCGACGCAGATGGGGACGCAGATTCACGCCACCGACAACTACCGCCGCGTGGTCGAGTTGGTGAAGGCCGGGGCCATCGGCGGCGTGACCGAGGCGCACGTCTGGGTCGGCCGCGCGTGGGGCTTGCAGTCGGCCGAGGACGCGAAGAAGAACGGCGACATCGTTCACGCCACCGACCGGCCGACGGAGGACGTGCGGCCGCCGGCCGACCTGGACTGGGACTTGTGGCTCGGCGGCGCCCCCGCGCGGCCGTTCAACCCGGTGTACGTGCCGGGGCCGAAGTGGTACCGCTGGTGGGCGTTCGGCAACGGCACCATGTCCGACCTCGGCAGCCACTGGAACGACCTGCCGTTCTGGGCGCTCGACCTGAAGGCGCCGACCAGCATCGAGGCGAGCGGCCCGCTGCCGCCGCACCCGGAGATCGCCCCGGCGTCGATGCAGGCGACGTACCGCTTCCCCGCCCGCGGCTCGATGCCCGCGGTGACGATGACGTGGTACCAGGGGGCGAACAAGCCGCCGGCGTGGACGGCCCGGACGATCCCGCAGTGGGGCAGCGGCGTCCTGTTCGTCGGCTCGCGCGGGATGCTACTCGCCGACTACTCGCGGCACCTGCTGCTGCCCGAGAACCAGTTCGCCGACTTCGCCCGCCCGCTGCCGTCGATCCCGAAGTCGCTCGGGCACTACACCGAGTGGATTCACGCGGCCAAGACCGGCGCCCCGACCACGTGCAACTTCGAGTACGCCGGCTGGCTGACGGAGGCGAACCACCTCGGCAACGTGGCCTACCGCGTCGGCAAGAAGCTCGACTGGGACGCCGCGGCGATGAGGGCGACGAACGCCCCCGAGGCGGACGCGCTGATCCGCCGCGAGTACCGCCGCGGGTGGGAACTGGCTTGA
- a CDS encoding alpha/beta fold hydrolase: protein MFTESLVPVGDLRLNVATGPRNGPPLWLVHGLIRRWQDFGPILPDLAARWTVRAPDHRGHGRSDRAASYLVTDYLGDIAALVQDESEPAVIVGHSLGALVALGVAAARPDKVRAVVLLDPPGTTFVSHIAETPYAAVWAGIRALAGRGSSVAELARRLGALRVPDATRPGQTTTYGSTRDAATVRFVARCVADIDPATLNPAVEGGWLEGFDLAPQLGRVRCPVLLLVGDPKAGGMLPPADADPLAAALTDCTRVDLQGVGHLPHTQDPAATLKLLHAFLDSL from the coding sequence GTGTTCACCGAATCGCTCGTGCCCGTCGGCGACCTGCGGCTGAACGTGGCGACCGGGCCGCGGAACGGCCCGCCGCTGTGGCTCGTCCACGGCCTCATCCGCCGCTGGCAGGACTTCGGCCCGATCCTCCCCGACCTCGCCGCCCGCTGGACCGTCCGCGCGCCCGACCACCGCGGCCACGGCCGGTCTGACCGGGCCGCGTCGTACCTCGTCACCGATTACCTCGGCGACATCGCGGCACTCGTCCAGGACGAGAGCGAGCCGGCGGTGATCGTCGGTCACTCGCTCGGGGCGCTGGTCGCGCTGGGGGTCGCGGCCGCGCGCCCGGACAAGGTGCGGGCCGTCGTGCTGCTCGACCCGCCGGGAACGACGTTCGTCTCGCACATCGCGGAAACCCCGTACGCGGCCGTCTGGGCCGGGATACGCGCGCTCGCCGGCCGCGGCTCGTCGGTCGCCGAACTCGCCCGGCGCCTCGGCGCCCTCCGCGTGCCGGACGCCACGCGGCCGGGGCAGACCACCACCTACGGTAGCACCCGCGACGCGGCGACCGTCCGGTTCGTCGCCCGGTGCGTCGCCGACATCGACCCGGCGACCCTCAACCCAGCAGTCGAAGGCGGCTGGCTCGAAGGCTTCGATCTGGCGCCGCAACTCGGCCGTGTCCGCTGCCCGGTGCTGCTCCTCGTCGGCGATCCGAAGGCCGGCGGGATGCTGCCGCCGGCCGACGCCGACCCGCTCGCCGCGGCGCTGACCGACTGCACGCGCGTTGATCTCCAGGGCGTCGGCCACCTGCCGCACACGCAAGACCCCGCGGCGACGTTGAAGCTGCTCCACGCCTTCCTCGACTCGCTCTGA
- a CDS encoding metal-dependent hydrolase family protein, producing the protein MKLAPGTTVVTNGTLLDGNGGPPVPNATVIVTDGRVAYAGPARGAPPVEPTARRIDAAGGTIMPGLVEAHFHPTYFNVAALEDLDIKYPVEYVTLLAAANAKLALECGYTAARSGGSLFNIDVWLKKAIENDLCPGPRLAASGREICGVGGLMDWNPDYRKIGMEGLVLLVNGPDEARAAVRKLVKDGVEWVKTYPTGDAAAPDTNDHHTLCMTFEEMHAVVATAHNHSLKVTGHCRANAGIKNALRAGYDAIEHGTFMDAEALDLLLARDVPCVPALYFEWASVERGPEFGLPPRVIDGHKETLEAGAESARMILKAGGRLGMGGDYGFAWNPHGDYARELTFFVNYVGLSPLEVLTCATRTGAEILGRAAELGTVEAGMLADLLVVDGDVLADISLLEDRSRFVAVMQGGAVKAGKVAGERPA; encoded by the coding sequence ATGAAGCTCGCCCCCGGCACCACAGTCGTCACCAACGGCACGCTGCTCGACGGAAACGGCGGCCCGCCCGTCCCAAACGCGACCGTGATCGTGACCGACGGCCGCGTTGCCTACGCCGGCCCGGCCCGCGGGGCGCCGCCGGTCGAGCCGACGGCCCGGCGCATCGACGCGGCCGGCGGGACGATCATGCCGGGGCTCGTGGAGGCGCACTTCCACCCGACGTACTTCAACGTCGCGGCGCTCGAAGACCTCGACATCAAGTACCCGGTCGAGTACGTGACGCTGCTGGCCGCCGCGAACGCGAAGCTGGCGCTCGAGTGCGGCTACACCGCGGCCCGCAGCGGCGGCAGCCTGTTCAACATCGACGTGTGGCTGAAGAAGGCGATCGAGAACGACCTGTGCCCCGGCCCGCGGCTGGCGGCGAGCGGGCGGGAGATTTGCGGCGTCGGCGGGCTGATGGACTGGAACCCCGACTACCGAAAGATCGGCATGGAGGGGCTGGTGCTGCTGGTGAACGGCCCCGACGAGGCGCGGGCGGCGGTGCGGAAGCTGGTGAAGGACGGCGTGGAGTGGGTGAAGACGTACCCCACCGGCGACGCCGCGGCCCCGGACACGAACGACCACCACACCCTCTGCATGACGTTCGAGGAGATGCACGCGGTGGTGGCGACGGCCCACAACCACAGCCTGAAGGTGACCGGTCACTGCCGGGCGAACGCAGGGATCAAGAACGCCCTGCGCGCCGGCTACGACGCGATCGAGCACGGCACGTTCATGGACGCGGAGGCGCTCGACCTGCTGCTGGCGCGGGACGTGCCGTGTGTGCCGGCGCTGTACTTCGAGTGGGCGAGCGTGGAGCGCGGCCCCGAGTTCGGGCTGCCGCCGCGGGTGATCGACGGCCACAAGGAGACACTGGAGGCCGGGGCCGAGAGCGCCCGCATGATCCTGAAGGCCGGTGGCCGGCTCGGCATGGGCGGCGACTACGGTTTCGCGTGGAACCCGCACGGCGACTACGCCCGCGAGCTGACGTTCTTCGTGAATTACGTGGGCCTGTCGCCGCTGGAGGTGCTGACGTGCGCGACGCGCACCGGGGCGGAAATCCTGGGCCGCGCCGCCGAGCTCGGCACCGTCGAGGCGGGGATGCTGGCCGACCTGCTGGTCGTGGACGGCGACGTGCTGGCGGACATCTCGCTGCTGGAGGACCGAAGCCGGTTCGTCGCCGTGATGCAGGGCGGGGCGGTGAAGGCGGGAAAAGTTGCCGGCGAGCGGCCCGCGTGA